TTCAAATAAATAAAATTTATTATTTAAAGCACTCTCAAAAATTTTTAAATTATTACAAGTGTCTCAATGAAAAAAAATATTCTGTTCCTTATCTTATTGGGACAATACACTTACTCACAACACGGGATTGTAAAAGACAGTACAAAAAACAATCAACTTGAAGAAGTGATTGTTACTGCAAATAAAGTAGAACAAAAAAACGTAGAGGTACCTGTAGCAGTTACTTCTATTTCGTCCAAAGGAATTTTAGATTCAAGGTTAGTAAACTATTCTGATTTAACAGGCAGAATTCCCAATTATTTATATCAGGGTTCGGGAGTTGGTTTTCAATCTATAAATTCAATAAGGGGAATTCAGGTATTTAGTTATAACCCTGCGGTATCCGTTTATGTCGATGATGTAAATTCATTGGATATTATGGCAGGTGGTTTTGAACTTACGGATATTGATCGTATTGAAATTTTGCGTGGTCCGCAAAGCACTCTTTTTGGACGAAATGCTATGGGAGGTGTTATAAATATTTTTACCAAAAAGCCCACTAACAAAACTACTGGATTCATTGAACTTGAAAATGGAAATTTTTCCTTGCAGCGCTATTCTGCAGGTGTAAAATTCCCTATTATTAAGGATAAACTATTTTTTGGGTTAAATGGATTATTCCAAAAAAGAGATGGTTTTATGAAAAATGACATCAAAGGAACTACTACAACCGATACTAGCCTGAATGGAAGAACCATTGGTGATGAAGAAAATACGTATGGAAACATTTTTTTTAAATGGCTTGTTAATAACAAACTAAGTTTTACAGCAAACGTAAAACATCAGAGAGATTTTTCAAATGCATCCGGATATCTGGTTTCTCAAAAATCAGAAAAAATTGCATTAGAAACCCCAACGGTTATCAATGTGGCCAGAATAGGAACACATGAGAGAGAAATTACCAATTATTCACTTACAGCAAAATATCAGGCACAGAGCTTCGAACTAACTTCTATTACTGCTTTCCAGCAAATTTCGTTTTTATTTAGAAACATGGATTTCCCTGGCTATTATGAATCATTTTACAGAAGTTCTATTGGGGAAAAATTACCAACACAAAATGTATGGACCCAAGAGATCCGAATTAATTCTGCTAAAAAAGAGAACAAATTTCAATATATTGCAGGTTTATACGGTTTTAAACAAATTAGCTACGATCCTACAAGTAATTTAGCCTATGAATTGTCTCCTTCCAATTACGTAATTTACAGAAATAAAAGAAATAATAGTGGGTATGCTGCTTTTGGAGAAATTAGTTATAGACTTTTTGACAAACTAAAAATAATTGCGGGAATTCGTTATGATATAGAAGAACGGGAATCTATTTTTAATGGTTTTGGCGATGCTGTTTTTGTAGGCGGGGTATTTACACAAATTCGTCCTGACCTCGAAAAATCAGTAAAATACAATGCTTTTTCTCCTAAAGCATCATTAATTTACAGCCTTAATGAAAAGTCAAATATTTACGCCACTTTTACACGTGGTTTTAGAGCTGGAGGAATAAGTTCACAGGCTGTTCCTGTAGGAGTTCGACAAGATTATGATCCTGAATATTCAGATAATTTCGAATTAGGTTATAAAACCAATTTTTGGAATAACAGAGTCAACTTGAATGCTGCTGCATTTGCAATTAATTGGCAGGATTTGCAATTCTCTAATCTGGTTGCACCAACTACTTATTCTATGGAAAATGTAGGTAATGCCTACTCTAAAGGTATTGAACTGGAAGCCAACATTATCCCTCTGAAAGGATTACAATTAGATTTTGCTTATTCTATAAACGATGCCCAATATAAAGATTTCGATTTAAAAAGAATAAACTTCATATCAGGTACACAAATTACAACACCAATAGGAGGCAATAAATTATCGAATGCCCCAAAAACAACATTTTATACCGCTACTCAATATTCAATTCAAACATCTGAAAAAGTAAATTTACTATTTAGAATTGAATTTAGAAATATTGGCGGATATTATACGGACATCCAAAATAGTCTTTATCAGCCTACCTATCAGGTTGTAAACACCCGATTTGGATTAAATTATGACAATTATGGTTTGTTCTTATGGATCAAGAATTTAACTAATGAACACTATTTATTTTATGGAAGTAGTGATACCAGTTTAAGAAGGTCATCTGTAGCAGCAATGCCAAGTCAGATAGGAGTTACATTATCTGCCAGGTTTTAAAAAATTATGCAGAACTTTTAAAATATGACCTATATATCTTGCTTTTAGTAAAATTAACTTAATAAACATATTCAATAATCCGGCGGTAATCTTCAACAAATGAGTTAGATATTTGAACGTTTCTTGTTACAAAAAAAAATCAAAACTTAGGCTTTAAACAAATGTAAATCAATTATTTATAAATTAAAATTCACTAAGTATTTTCATAAATGCAATAAGATTCTCTTTAGTAGTCACTTTTTTTAATTTAAAAATTTCAAAGATAAAACCTATTCACAAATGCTAGAGACGCCATTTAAAACTCTAAACGGCGAAAAAACAAACTGGTAAAAAACACTTTGTAGCCAGGAATTATAAGAACTGGAAATTCTTTATCACAGCAATGACAGACTTAATCATATAACTTTTCCTAAGCACATATACACCTTAAATTCTACGCTATGTTCCTCTGAAAAATTCAAAACCTTTGGAACCTAAACCATTTTTTATCCTCAACTTTATAAATCGATAATCCTGATTAATAATATTATTTGGATATTAAATTCTAGAATCTCAATCAGCCCGTTTAGCCCTTTCCCAATTTACGGATTGTGATTTTTTGACATACCTGAAAAATCCAAGTATCACACATAAATTCATGATGAAAAAATAATAAGGAACAAACAGAATTTTAATCCTTGTCTCTCGATTTTCTAAAAACCATCCTAACAGCGCAGCTGCATAGAAAAAAAGTTGCATCCAAAATAATATAGAATAAAATCCAAAGGATACAATCCCTTCATTAAACGCTATAATAGATAAAACGGGAATTAATAATATAAGGCATAAAGGGGTAAGACTCCAACGCAAAACGCGATGAGAAATGTACTGAAATGAAAGTGTTCCATATTTAAAAATATTCAATAAGGAACGTAATCTTACAATAGACTGAATACCGCCCGCAGAGATTCTGATTTTACGTTTAAACTCTTCTTTTACACTAGCTGAAGCTGTTTCAATAGCATACGCTTCTGGGTCATATTGAATGGTATATCCTTCTTGAGCGACTCTTAATGATATAATAAAATCGTCAAGCAGCGTATCTTTTTCAACATGCCGATACAGTTCTGTCCTAATAGCGAAAAGTTCTCCGGCAGCTCCAACAACAGAATATAATTCCGCATCCCATTTTTTTAATGCCGATTCATATTTCCAGTAAATTCCCTCCCCTGCTCCCGAAGCCACATCACTTTCTTTATTAACAATTCGTTTTTCTCCCGAAACACAGCCAACAGCAGGATTACTAAATAGATTAACAATGCGTCTGATTGATTCTTTGCCTAAATTTGTATTGGCGTCACTAAATATGACAATTGGTGTTTTTACAAATTCCATACCCCGGTTCATAGCCCCGATTTTTCCATTTCTTTCGTCTAAATGATAAACCGTAGTATTAGCGTACCCAGTTAATAAGTTGGGGGTCCCGTCATCAGAACCATCTGTAACCCAAATAATGTTTAATTTTTCTTTGGGGTATTCAAGTCCTAAGGTATTTTTCATTTTTGCCTCTACATAATCTTTTTCATTATAAGCAGCGATGAACAATGTAACTTCGGGTTCATAATTGGGATTACTATTTACCTTATTTCCAAGTTTTAAAAAACGCCTTATTTTGATAATTACAAATAATAAAATCCCATATCCAACATAGGTATAAACAATAATAAACAATAGAAACCAGAATATAATTTTTAGTGCTGACATAGCTTTCAATTTAAGATGGATATTTATGCTTAATAATTTTTTCGAGAACATTTCCAAATTCTACCACTCTGCCTTCCCAGGAATTAAGTCTTGCAAATTCGATTCTCTCTTTAATTAATACGTCATTATCATTTTCTAACTCATATTCAATATATGACTTGAAAAGTTTTTTGTTTTCTGCGGATTTAACCATGGATTTAAAATCGGTTAAATTGGCGAAAGCTGTCATAACCACAGGAACACCAACGGCCAAATATTCATTAATTTTTAGTGGATAAATGTTTTTATTAACCTCATCCATTTTATAAGGTATTATGCCTAAATCATATTTCGATAATAGTTCAGGCACCTCATGTGCCTTTACCGATTTAAAAAATGAAACATTATCATATTTCGATAATCTTTCTTTTATATTCTGGTTGAGCAAATAGCCCGTAAATTGAAATAATACCTGAGGTAATCCTTGAATTGCGTATTCCATACAATCGATATCAAACCTAAAATCTAAGGTTCCTATATAACCTACTTTTTTTTGTGCAGAAGAACTTGAAACAGTTTTTTTAGCGTGGGATTCAAATAATTTAAAATCAACCCCATTTTTAACCACATAGCTTTGCGTATTTAATTGCTGCTTTTCAGAATTTAAATAATCCGATGTTGTTATAATGCCATCAACCTGCCTGCAAAATTGCTGCTCAATAGTATAAATTCTTGATTTGTGCCTTTGTGTATCCATCCCGTCATAACAGTAATACACATTTAGATATTCGTGTAATTTGCCAATCATGGGCAGGCCATACATTGGGTTGTATGCAGTGATGATAATTGGATTATCTAACTTTAATTTCTTTATGGTTTTTCGAAGCTGTGTTTTATAAATAAATGCATTGATGCTAAAAAACTTTTGAAAAATTGATTCATTTTTAATAAAATCTACCGGCAAAACCGGAGGCATTACCAAATGCTTAACAACTGCATTACTATCTGTTTTTTCTTCTATGATTCTTTTTTTTAAGCCCAACATTCTGGATACTTGTGCTCTTTGTTTTCCCAATAAAGACATTATAACATCTTTGACTGTAAATGGATATTCAACAAAAACTATGGTGTTTTTTTCTGCTAAAAGTGATAACAATTGCACCGTAGATTTAGTAAACTCACCATGCCAGGTAGTTTGAGAAATGCAGATAATATTTTTACCTTCAATCATAATCTATTGTTTTTTTGAATGTTCTGAATAAATTAATTCGTAAAGTTTTAAATACTCTTTTGCCATATTTCTCCAAGAAAATTGTTTGCTGCGCTCCAAACCTTTGTCGCAAAGAGATTTTCTGTACGCGTCATTATTTATGATTTCAATAATTCCCTGAGTAATTTCTTCGGGATTAAATGGATTTATAATATGGGCAGCATCTTCTGCAATTTCAGGCATCGATGATGTATTTGACGTAATAACAGGCACGTTACACGACATAGCTTCCAACATTGGAATCCCGAAACTTTCGCGAAGTGACGGATACAAAAAAATATCGCATTGGGAATAAATAGCAGGTAAATCGGTATTAATTACATAACCTGTCAAAACAATATGATTGATAAGATTGGTGTCATCAATTTCGACCAAGAGAATATTGAGTTCAGTTTTATCATAATCGAGCATAACCAGTTTATAATCAGTCTCTGTCTGTTTTAAAAAATCTGAAAAGGCTTTTAGTGTTCCTTTTGTATTTTTCTTAGGATCCGTATTACCAAGGAAAAAGAAATACTTATCAGGTAAATTGTATTTTTCTCTAACGCGTTTCAGTTCGTCTTTACTGGTAACTGGTTTAAAATGTTCACTTACGCCATTATAAATAGCATCGAGTTTTTTATCGTCTTTAATTCCAAAGAATTCACCGATTCTGTTTTTTTCAAAATGGGATACTGTAATCACTTTTTTACTCCTTTTTACAACACGTGGTACTACGAGTTTTCTATATATATTTCCAAATTTTTGGTAGGTACTTGCACTGCTTTTGAGTATTTTTAAATAACCGCTTTCCATGTAAATAATGTCATGAAGAATCGTAATTAAAGGAATAGAAGTAAAAAATGGTGCCGTATTACTCGTACAATGCAATACATCGCAACCATATTTTTTGGCTGCTTTTGGCAATGCTATTTGTTCCCATGCTGGGTATGGTCCCCCATTTAATTCAATAATCTTAAAGTTTGAAGTTTCTTTAAGAACGGAACTGTCTTGATCTGGTTTTACAAATATAAAATATTCATTTTCGTGGTCTAGATCCTGGAGATTCTTTATTAGTTCTAAAGCTACCATGTCCATACCATGTTTTTTTTTACGAAAAAGCCGCTGTCCTTCTATACCTATTTTCATGATGCTCTTTT
The Flavobacterium flavigenum genome window above contains:
- a CDS encoding glycosyltransferase family 2 protein, whose product is MSALKIIFWFLLFIIVYTYVGYGILLFVIIKIRRFLKLGNKVNSNPNYEPEVTLFIAAYNEKDYVEAKMKNTLGLEYPKEKLNIIWVTDGSDDGTPNLLTGYANTTVYHLDERNGKIGAMNRGMEFVKTPIVIFSDANTNLGKESIRRIVNLFSNPAVGCVSGEKRIVNKESDVASGAGEGIYWKYESALKKWDAELYSVVGAAGELFAIRTELYRHVEKDTLLDDFIISLRVAQEGYTIQYDPEAYAIETASASVKEEFKRKIRISAGGIQSIVRLRSLLNIFKYGTLSFQYISHRVLRWSLTPLCLILLIPVLSIIAFNEGIVSFGFYSILFWMQLFFYAAALLGWFLENRETRIKILFVPYYFFIMNLCVILGFFRYVKKSQSVNWERAKRAD
- a CDS encoding TonB-dependent receptor, translating into MKKNILFLILLGQYTYSQHGIVKDSTKNNQLEEVIVTANKVEQKNVEVPVAVTSISSKGILDSRLVNYSDLTGRIPNYLYQGSGVGFQSINSIRGIQVFSYNPAVSVYVDDVNSLDIMAGGFELTDIDRIEILRGPQSTLFGRNAMGGVINIFTKKPTNKTTGFIELENGNFSLQRYSAGVKFPIIKDKLFFGLNGLFQKRDGFMKNDIKGTTTTDTSLNGRTIGDEENTYGNIFFKWLVNNKLSFTANVKHQRDFSNASGYLVSQKSEKIALETPTVINVARIGTHEREITNYSLTAKYQAQSFELTSITAFQQISFLFRNMDFPGYYESFYRSSIGEKLPTQNVWTQEIRINSAKKENKFQYIAGLYGFKQISYDPTSNLAYELSPSNYVIYRNKRNNSGYAAFGEISYRLFDKLKIIAGIRYDIEERESIFNGFGDAVFVGGVFTQIRPDLEKSVKYNAFSPKASLIYSLNEKSNIYATFTRGFRAGGISSQAVPVGVRQDYDPEYSDNFELGYKTNFWNNRVNLNAAAFAINWQDLQFSNLVAPTTYSMENVGNAYSKGIELEANIIPLKGLQLDFAYSINDAQYKDFDLKRINFISGTQITTPIGGNKLSNAPKTTFYTATQYSIQTSEKVNLLFRIEFRNIGGYYTDIQNSLYQPTYQVVNTRFGLNYDNYGLFLWIKNLTNEHYLFYGSSDTSLRRSSVAAMPSQIGVTLSARF
- a CDS encoding glycosyltransferase family 4 protein is translated as MKIGIEGQRLFRKKKHGMDMVALELIKNLQDLDHENEYFIFVKPDQDSSVLKETSNFKIIELNGGPYPAWEQIALPKAAKKYGCDVLHCTSNTAPFFTSIPLITILHDIIYMESGYLKILKSSASTYQKFGNIYRKLVVPRVVKRSKKVITVSHFEKNRIGEFFGIKDDKKLDAIYNGVSEHFKPVTSKDELKRVREKYNLPDKYFFFLGNTDPKKNTKGTLKAFSDFLKQTETDYKLVMLDYDKTELNILLVEIDDTNLINHIVLTGYVINTDLPAIYSQCDIFLYPSLRESFGIPMLEAMSCNVPVITSNTSSMPEIAEDAAHIINPFNPEEITQGIIEIINNDAYRKSLCDKGLERSKQFSWRNMAKEYLKLYELIYSEHSKKQ
- a CDS encoding glycosyltransferase, whose amino-acid sequence is MIEGKNIICISQTTWHGEFTKSTVQLLSLLAEKNTIVFVEYPFTVKDVIMSLLGKQRAQVSRMLGLKKRIIEEKTDSNAVVKHLVMPPVLPVDFIKNESIFQKFFSINAFIYKTQLRKTIKKLKLDNPIIITAYNPMYGLPMIGKLHEYLNVYYCYDGMDTQRHKSRIYTIEQQFCRQVDGIITTSDYLNSEKQQLNTQSYVVKNGVDFKLFESHAKKTVSSSSAQKKVGYIGTLDFRFDIDCMEYAIQGLPQVLFQFTGYLLNQNIKERLSKYDNVSFFKSVKAHEVPELLSKYDLGIIPYKMDEVNKNIYPLKINEYLAVGVPVVMTAFANLTDFKSMVKSAENKKLFKSYIEYELENDNDVLIKERIEFARLNSWEGRVVEFGNVLEKIIKHKYPS